DNA from Aggregatimonas sangjinii:
TCTTGCAAACCCAGAGCTTGCGGTACGATTGTTGGAACAAGCGGCTGTGGAAATCGAAACCAAATTTGGTAGTTTAGATTACCCCTGGGGCGATTACTATAGAATCAATTACAATGGTAAAAATCTACCGGCCAATGGTATTGATGGCGAAATGGGTGTTTTTCGAGTAGCTTGGCCAGGTGGGGCCGATGAAAACAATATGTATGTCGGTGGTGGCGATTCTTGGGTCGGCATCATTGAGTTCGGCGAGGAAGTAAATGCCAAGGTCTTATTATCTTATGGTAATGCCACTCAAAAAGATTCCCCTCATAATGGCGATCAGTTAGAATTATTCTCGAAGAAGGAGCTGCGTGATGCCTGGTTCACAAAAGCGGAAGTCGAATCAAATACTGCGAAAATCGAGGTGCTGACCGAAAATGGATTTCGGGCCAAAGAATAACAACCACTAACTTCAGAGCAGGACTTTTTGCGGAGAGCAACGTGTAAAAGGGTAGCTTTGAAGAATTTTCAGTTTTAAATGATTTGAAAAACATCGAAAATACTCATTTAGTGCTGTAACTGTATAAACCATCAACGCTGGCTTATCAGCTTAAAAAATCAAAATGAAAATACTGATCATTGGAGGTAATGGAACAATAGGAAGCACAATAACCGCTCACTTTTCGAGAAATCACGAAGTTTTGGTCGCCGGCAGGAAAAGTGGTGACATCATTGTTGATATCGTCGATAGCGGTTCCATAGAACGAATGTTTGAAAAGACAGGTGCTGTAGATGCCATTGTATGTACCGCCGGAGAGGCAAAATGGGCAGAATTCAATATATTGACGGAGGACGATTATTACATAGGATTGAAAAGTAAATTAATGGGGCAGGTAAATCTTGTCAGAATCGGTCGAAGCTATTTAAACGCAGGAGGTTCCATAACATTATCTACAGGTATTCTTGCTGATGACCCGGTTGTCAAAACGACGAGTGCTGCAATGGTCAACGGGGGGATTCACAGTTTTGTGCAAGCTGTAGCTTTAGAAATTGAAAATGGGATTCGAGTGAATGTTGTTTCCTTGGGAATGGTAGAAGATGCCTATGAAAAGTACAAGGATTATTTTCCGGGCCATAACCCTATTCCTATGCATAAAGTAGTGAACGCCTATGTTAGAAGTATTAAAGGAAAGAACAATGGCGAAATCATTAGGATTTATGACTAGTAGGCCGATACCAAGTCCATTTTCATTGCGGTCTTCTTTCTAAACAAAACGCTACATATCTCAAGTTGGAGCCATCGATGCCCTCGAAACTGTCCTACAATGCTCTATTTGGACGTAGCTATATTTCCCACCCAAATTATCAAAAGGATATCCATAATGAAAAAAAAGTATACGACGTACTCTTTACCGTACCTTCTCGAATCTTGAACAATTAGGTTACAGGTAAACCTCGGCCTGCCAGAACACCCAAAAAACAACGACAGTCATTTCCCCTTTTACAGGGATGGCGATACTTGCCCTCCGCGCTAAGTTTGTTGCATCTAAAAACAACAAAATCCAAAGATTATGAGAAAAGTATTTTTAAGTATCGCAATGCTAACCGCTTTGCTGGTGACATCCTGCAAAGACAATCCAAAGTCGGATAGCACAGAAGAGACCAAAACCGAAACTGCAAGTGAAACGAAAGATGACACAGCAAAAGCAACAGAGGAACCTTCCGACGGGGTGCCCAATTTTAGCGATTCGGATGTGCAAGATTATGTGAATACCTATGAATCCTATATGGAAGAGTACAAAAGTGCGGTCGAAAACAAGGACATGACAGCCTTTAGCGAACTCGCTACCAAAGGTCAGGAACTGGCGGCGAAAGCACAGGAAGTTAGTGGTAAAGTTTCCGGTTCGGATGTCGAAAAACTTACCGCTTATATGACAGAAAAGACGAAAGAAATGCAGGAGCTTTCTAAAAAAATGATGGAGTAAGGGCGTAATGTTATTATTTCGAAACCGTCTCGACGATAATGTCGAGACGGTTTTCTTTTTTCATTTCGACCTACCTCCTATCAATTCATCGATTATCTTAACATAATCATTGTTTTTATCCTAATTTATTATGCATGCATAATAAATTTTTTTATATTTGGAAGCCAACAACCATGTAATATGAAAGATTTGACCATTGATTATGCTCTTCGCGCTACTTGGCAAGCTGTGGCCAGAATGTATAATGAAGAGGCCAAAGAATTTGGTACGACCATGGCAGTGGGCTTTACCTTATTGAGCATCGACCCTAAAACAGGAACACCATCAACCGCCTTAGGTCCTAAAATGGGAATGGAGGCCACTAGTCTTTCACGCATTCTTAAAAGTATGGAGGAGAAAGGCCTAATCGAACGCAAGCCAAATCCCAAGGATGGTCGGGGCGTGTTGATATATTTAACCGCTTTTGGTCTTGAAAAAAGGAAAGATTCAAAGGATGTGGTAATGCGATTTAATGAGGTGGTCGAAGAAAACGTATCGGAAGAAAAATTAAGACATTTTTTCGAGGTTATGCAAACCATCAACACGCTCATTTTGAATAGAAAAATATACACAAAAGCCGAAACCACAAGATAATTTGGCTTAACAATTAATAACGTTAGCAAGAAGGGTTCTCAAGTAATCCAGTAACGAATAACTTATGTAACCAATGAACAGACACATTAAAAAAGTTGCGGTAGTCGGCTCCGGTATCATGGGGAGCGGTATCGCTTGCCACTTTGCAAATATCGGCGTTGAAGTTTTATTGTTGGATATCGTTCCAAGAGAACTGACCGACAAGGAAAAAGCAAAAGGACTTACCTTAGACGATAAGGTAGTGAGAAACAGGTTGGTGAATGATTCTTTGACCGCGGCCTTGAAATCGAAGCCTTCCCCAATTTACAGCCAACGATTTGCGCAACGAATTTCAACAGGAAATCTCGAAGACGATATCGCAAAAGTTGCCGAAGTAGATTGGATTATCGAAGTTGTAGTCGAGCGTTTGGATATCAAAAAAACGGTTTTTGAAAACCTTGAGAAGCATAGAACACCGGGAACTTTGATTACGTCGAATACTTCCGGTATTCCCATCAAATTCATGAGTGAGGGTCGAAGCGAGGATTTTCAAAAGCACTTCTGTGGCACTCATTTCTTCAATCCGGCAAGGTATTTAAAACTGTTCGAGATTATTCCGGGACCGAAAACTTCCCCCGAGGTGCTGGAATTCTTGAACGGTTATGGAGAGCAATTTCTGGGAAAAACCTCGGTAATTGCCAAAGATACACCTGCCTTTATCGGAAATCGAATAGGAATTTTCAGTATTCAAAGCCTTTTTCACATGGTTAAGGATATGGGGATGACCGTCGAGGAGGTCGACAAACTCACTGGTCCCGTTATTGGCCGTCCTAAATCGGCAACCTTCAGAACGGTCGATGTGGTTGGTTTGGATACCTTAGTGCACGTAGCGAACGGGATTCATGAGAATTGTAAGGATGATGAGCGCCATGATTTGTTCCAACTGCCCGATTTCATCCAAACCATGATGGGAAATAAATGGTTGGGAAGCAAAACAGGTCAGGGCTTTTATAAAAAGTCAAAAGACAGCAGCGGCAAGACCGAAATCTTGACCTTGGATTTGGACACCATGGACTACCGCTCTAAAAAGAGCGCCAAGTTCGCCACATTGGAATTGACCAAAACTATTGATAAAGTGGTCGACCGTTTCGCGGTTTTGGTAGATGGAAAGGATAAGGCTGGAGAATTTTACCGAAAGAGCTTTGCGGCCCTTTTCGCCTACGTGTCGCATCGCATACCCGAAATATCCGATGAGCTTTATAAAATCGATGATGCCATGAAAGCCGGTTTCGGTTGGGAACATGGGCCTTTTCAAATATGGGATGCCATAGGCGTTGAAAAGGGTCTAGAGATTATGAAATCTGAGAATGTGGAAGCAGCTCCTTGGGTTGCAGAGATGTTGGCTACGGGTCAAAAATCTTTTTACGAAGTGAAAGACGGGGCCACGTATTTCTACGATATCCCTAAGAAGGCTGTAGAGAAGATACCTGGGCAGGACTCCTTCATTATATTGGATAATATTCGAAAATCGAATGAAGTCTTTAAAAATGCCGGTGTTGTTGTAGAAGATATCGGCGACGGAATTTTGAATGTGGAATTCCAGTCAAAAATGAATACCATCGGTGGCGATGTGCTGGCCGGCCTTAATAAGGCCATTGATATGGCCGAAAAGGATTTTCAAGGGTTGGTCGTGGGCAATCAGGCAGCTAATTTTTCGGTAGGTGCCAATATTGGCATGATTTTCATGATGGCCGTAGAGCAAGAGTATGATGAGCTGAACATGGCCATTAAAATGTTTCAGGATACGATGATGCGCATGCGCTATTCCGCTATTCCAACAATTTCCGCGCCGCATGGTATGGCGTTGGGTGGTGGCTGCGAGATATCGCTTCATGCCGATAAGGTGGTGGCCGCAGCGGAAACCTATATGGGACTGGTAGAGTTCGGTGTCGGTGTAATTCCCGGCGGTGGCGGTTCTAAAGAGATGGCCTTACGCGCTCAGGACACTTTTATGAAAGGTGACGTAGAACTAAATGTATTACAAGAGTATTTCTTGACGATCGGAATGGCAAAAGTCTCAACCTCGGCCTATGAAGCTTTCGATTTGGGACTGCTGCAACACGGAAAGGATATCGTTGTCGTAAATAAGGATAGACAAATCGCAACCGCCAAGGCCCATGCAAAATTAATGGCCGAAGCAGGATATACCCAACCGCCAATGCGTAAGGATATTAAGGTACTTGGTAAACAAGCATTGGGAATGTTCGTCGTAGGAACCGATTCTATGGAAGCAAGCCATTATATCAGTGCGCACGATAAGAAAATAGCCAATAAATTGGCATATGTCATGGCCGGTGGTGATTTATCCGAACCCACGCGCGTATCCGAACAGTATTTATTGGATATTGAGAGGGAAGCGTTTCTATCGCTATGTACCGAAAAGAAAACATTGGAGCGTATTCAGCATATGTTGAAGACAGGGAAGCCGTTGCGAAACTAAAAGCCCCCTACCCCCCAAAAGGTGGGACACGAATTAGATGTATACGACAGTCGGTCTTGAAAAAGAATTTTAGAATTAATAACTAAAAACCCTATTGACCCCTAATAGGAATTTCCCCTTCGGGGGTTAGGGGACTAACATGAAAACAGCCTATATAGTTAAAGGATACAGAACAGCCGTCGGAAAAGCCCCTAAAGGAGTTTTCCGTTTTAAGCGAACTGATGAATTGGCCGCCGAAACCATTGAATACATGATGAAGGAGGTGCCTGATTTCGACAAGAAGCGTATCGATGACGTCATTGTTGGAAACGCCATGCCGGAGGGTGCTCAAGGCCTTAACATGGCTCGATTGATTTCGTTGATGGGTCTTGATATTGTTGACGTACCTGGGGTAACAGTGAATCGTTTTTGTGCATCGGGTCTCGAAACTATTGGGGTCGCTGCAGCAAAAATACAAGCAGGAATGGCCGATTGTATCATCGCGGGTGGTGCCGAAAGTATGAGTGCCGTGCCAATGACCGGTAACAAGCCGGAATTGAATTACGATGTAGCTAAGCAAGGTCACGAGGACTACTACTGGGGTATGGGCAATACTGCTGAAGCCGTGGCAAACGAATACAAGGTTTCACGAGAAGACCAAGACGAGTTCGCCTACCATTCCCATATGAAGGCATTGAAGGCGCAGGCAGAAGACCGTTTTCAGAGTCAGATCGTTCCAATCGAAGTAGAAGAAACCTATTTGGATGCGAATGGCAAGAAAGCGCATAAAAAATATACCGTAACGAAAGATGAAGGCCCTAGAAAAGGAACATCAATCGAAGTCTTGAACAAATTACGCCCCGTGTTCGCCGCAGGGGGCAGCGTTACTGCAGGTAATTCTTCACAAATGAGTGACGGAGCGGCCTTCGTTTTGATCATGAGTGAGGATATGGTGAAGGAATTAAACTTAGAACCTATTGCACGCTTAGTGAATTATGCAGCTGCGGGAGTTCCACCAAGAATTATGGGTATCGGTCCCGTTGCGGCAATTCCAAAGGCGTTGAAACAAGCTGGATTAAAACAGGATGATATCGAGTTGATCGAATTGAACGAAGCTTTTGCCTCCCAATCTTTGGCTGTTATGCGCGAATTAAAACTCAACCAGGATATCGTTAACGTAAACGGCGGCGCAATTGCCTTGGGGCATCCATTGGGCTGTACCGGAGCAAAATTGTCAGTGCAATTGTTCGACGAAATGAGAAAAAGAGACATGAAAGGAAAATACGGAATGGTGACCATGTGCGTAGGCACTGGACAAGGTGCTGCGGGGGTTTTTGAGTTCCTTAACTAGAGCCAAGAATCAAGATAAATGGGTAGGCATAATTTCAAAAAACTTAAGATTTGGGATGAAGGAATGTCGATTGTAGACGATACTTATGATTTGGTGGAGACATTTCCCAAACTTGAAAGATTTAATTTAATCTCTCAATTATTGAGATGTTCTGTTTCCATTCCATCGAATATATCCGAGGGAACAAGCAAATCAACTGACAAACACTTCAATAAGTATTTAGAGGATAGTTTAGGTTCGGCATTTGAGTGGGAAACACAATTAATCGTTTCATATAGGCGGAAATATATCAGTGAAGAGAAGTTTCAATATTTAGAGAATAAAATACAACAATTACAAAAAATGATTTCAGGCTTTCAAAACGGACTAGACCTTTAGTCTTGATTCTTGATTCCTGTTTCTTAAATCTATTATAAAAGCTATGAGCACAAATACACTACAAAAAGACGAATTGCTCCGAGGAGGGCAATTCTTGGTAAAAGAAACAAAATGTGAAGATGTTTTTACGTTGGAGGATTTATCCGAAGAACAAAAAATGATGCGTGACAGCACCAAAGAATTCGTTGATCGCGAACTCTGGGCCCATTGGGAACGTTTCGAGCAAAAGGATTATGCCTATACCGAAGAGACTATGCGCAAAGCTGGCGAACTCGGCCTTTTGGGAATTGCCGTACCAGAGGCCTACGGCGGAATGGGTATGGGATTCGTCTCCACCATGTTGGTCTGTGATTACATCTCTGGTGCCACTGGCTCTTTCAGTACGGCTTTTGGTGCCCATACGGGTATCGGTACCATGCCGATTACTTTATATGGCAATGAAGAACAGAAACAAAAATACGTACCAAAATTAGCCTCCGGTGAATGGTTTGGCGCCTATTGTTTGACAGAGCCTGGGGCCGGTTCGGATGCCAATTCGGGAAAAACGAAGGCGGTCTTGTCCGATGATGGAAAACACTATAGCATCACTGGGCAGAAAATGTGGATTTCCAATGCGGGATTCTGTAATATGTTCATCGTTTTCGCTCGCATCGGTGATGATAAGAATATCACCGGATTTATCGTGGAGAATGACCCAAGTAATGGTATCACTATGAACGAGGAAGAGAAAAAATTGGGTATCCACTCCTCTTCCACGCGCCAAGTTTTCTTCAATGACACAAAGGTTCCCGTGGAAAATATGCTTTCTGAGAGAGGCAATGGTTTTAAAATCGCCATGAACGCCCTTAATGTAGGTCGTATTAAATTGGCAGCGGCTTGTTTAGATGCACAGCGACGGGTGATAAACGAAGCCGTTAAGTATGCCAATGAAAGGGTTCAGTTCAAAACGCCGATCATCAATTTTGGGGCTATTAAAGGTAAAATCGCCGATATGACGACGAACGCTTATGCCGGTGAATCTGCCAGTTATCGTGCCGCCAAGAATATCGAGGATAGGATTGCGATGCGCGAGGCCGACGGAAATTCGCATCAAGAAGCGGAATTGAAGGGGGTTGAAGAGTATGCCATTGAATGTTCCATCTTAAAAGTAGCGGTATCCGAAGACGTACAGCATACCGCAGACGAAGGTGTGCAAGTTTTTGGTGGAATGGGATTTAGTGCAGATGCGCCCATGGAGAAGGCATGGCGAGATGCGCGTATTGCAAGAATATACGAAGGTACCAATGAAATCAATAGAATGTTGGCCGTAGGAATGTTGGTCAAAAAAGCAATGAAAGGACATGTTGATTTGCTCGGGCCGGCTACCGCCGTTGGTGAGGAATTAATGGGTATACCTTCTTTCGATGCACCTGACTTTTCGGTATTGTTCGCCGAGGAAAAAGATTTAATCGCCCGATTAAAGAAAGTATTTTTAATGGTTGCAGGAAGCGCTGTTCAAAAATTCGGTCCGGAATTGGAGAAGCACCAACAATTGATGCTTGCCGCCTCCGATATATTGATTGAGGTGTACATGGCCGAAAGTACCATTTTAAGAACGGAGAAAAACGCGAAACGTTTTGGTGAGGATGCTCAGGCTACCCAAATCGCCATGTCCAGATTGTACCTGTACAATGCTGTTGAAACCTGTATAAAAAAGGGTCGGGAAGCAATAGTTTCCTTTGCCGAAGGCGACGAGCAACGTATGATGCTTATGGGCTTAAAACGTTTCACAAAATATACGAACTACCCCAACGTAGTAGCTTTGCGCACGCAAATTGCCGACAAAGTCGCTGCCGATAATGGGTACACCTTTGACTAATTCAAATTGAAACTCCGGTTTTGAGACAGAAGGAGAAACCGCTGGCCGATTGGCTGGCGGTTTTTTTTGTCCCTGAAAAACGGGATTCTATTTAAAGGGATTCAGGGAGAGTATCTTATGATTTCCATTTTATATTTGCCATAGAAAATCAATTCCATTAACAATGAAAATCACAAAAACACTTGCCCTATTCCTTTTAACAACCCTTATCCTCCAATCATGTAAGGAAACCTCAAAAACGGACTCAAGCGAAGGCGCTATTACCACTAGCAATACCGCGGTGGACGCGAATGATAAGCAAGCCTTCATCAATAAATACAATGTGTATGTAGACGTGTGGAACTCGGTGAGCCCTTCCATAGAACGTTCGTACTCCTTGATAATGAACAACCTGGATGATACCGGAAGACCGTTTAATAAAAGAGATAACTACTTTATTTCAAAACCACTAAGTGCTCGTAGCATTGAAAAACTGAAAGCGGTTATTGATGAGAATCCCGAAATTCCCGAGTTGGACGAAATCGGAAAAGAACTAGCTGCCTCATTTACAGCTTTGGAAACGCCTTTGGAAAAATTATCCGATTATTATAAAGCACAATCCTATTTGGATGACGATTTCAAAACCTCCGTAACCTTATATCCTACCGTTATGGAAAATATGACAGCTTACCTGCAGGCTAGTGACGCCTTGGGCAAAGCCTTGAAAGAAATTGATGAAAGATTGTTGGACGAAGAGTTAAAAAATTACAAAGACAACGGATACGATATCCTCTATACCAGAGGTATGCTATTAAAAACCATTAAAGAACAGACAGCTGTACTGCGCGGTATCGAATACGATGCCTACGAAAGCATTGATTTCGATTCCTTCGATGCAAAATTGAAAGAGGTCGTCGCCTTGCATTCCCAATTTAAGGAGCTGTCGAAAAACGTTCCACAATTAAAAAAGGAATTGAACATTAGTATACCAGCAAGACTAACTCTTTTTAATAGCGCAGTGGACAAATTTGTTAGAGAGAGTCGCAATCTCAAAAAATTGGCGACCAATGCAAAAAGCTATGCCAGGATGAAATCGACCGTAGAATCAATGGGAATTAATTTTGCGAACGAAAGCCATATTAAAGTGTTCAAAGCTGCCGAAGACGTGATCAATCAGTCCAACAACATGAGGTAATCCTGTTTGTCACATACTACGAAACCATCTTGTTTGACAAGATGGTTTTTTGTTTTCTTGTCCGAAGCAGATGCAGCACCGATATATAAAAAATATCGATTCATTATCAAGACGGTAAAAAATATCTTCTGTATGATTACCGCTTTACCAATGCGCTACTTTTAAGCTTCTCAAGCACACTATTAAATACATTTTGCGGTTTCGAATAAAACTAAATTCGATTAACTTTATACTATGGATAATCCATTACTTCAAAAAGCCTATTCCCCTGAACATTTTAGACAACAAGGACACCGATTAGTTGACCAACTAGCCGATCATTTGGAAGCGCAGCTTCATAACGAAAATACGCCCACGCTAGCTTGGCACATTCCCGAAGACGAACGCTCTTTTTGGAACGATTTTATGGAACATGGCGATGAAAACGATCTTTTCGCTCAAATTTTAAAGCGAACCACTTCGGTTCACAATCCAAAATGTATCGGGCATCAGGTCACGCCTACGGCTCCCATTACGGCACTAACAGCGATGATGAGCGCCCTATTGAACAATGGCATGGCGATTTATGAGATGGGGATGGCCCCTTCGGCTATGGAACGCATCGTTACAGATTTGCTTTGTAAAAAAATTGGATACACCGCGGAAGCTAGGGGATTTCTTACTTCCGGGGGAACGTTAGCCAACCTGACCGCCTTGTTATCCGCTAGAAAGGCAAAAGTGACAACTGACATCTGGAATCAGGGTCATGACCAAGCGCTGGGAATTATGGTATCCGAGCAAGCGCATTACTGTGTAGACCGTGCGGCCAAAATTATGGGACTGGGTGAAAAGGGAATCCGTAAAATTCCCGTTACGTCCGATTTTATGATGGATACCGCATTACTCGAAAGGGAATACCAAAGGGCCACGAAAAATGGCATACAGGTATTCGCCATCGTCGGAAGTGCTCCTTCTACGGCCACTGGTGTATACGATGACCTGGATGCTATCGGTACTTTTGCGAAGAAGCACAACCTTTGGTTCCACGTAGACGGCGCACATGGCGGTGCCGCCATATTCTCGGAAAAATATAGACAAACCGTAGCCGGAATAGAACAGTCGGATTCGGTAGTCATTGATGGGCATAAAATGATGATGTTACCAACCATTACCACCGCCCTACTCTTTAAAAATGGCAATTATTCGTACGCCACTTTTAGCCAAAAAGCGGATTATCTTTTGGTACAATCAGAGGACGAGGATTGGTACAATAAGGCAAAGCGTACTTTCGAGTGTACCAAGACCATGATGAGCATACATTGGTATACCATGTTAAAGATTTACGGAGATGGAATTTTCGAGGAATATGTTACCCGACTATTCGATATGGGGAAGGTTTTTGGAAGATTGATAGAAAAAGAATCCAATTTCGAATTGGCAATACCGCCCGTTTCGAATATCGTATGTTTTAGATATGTTGATGCCGCGCTAAATCCGAAAGCCCTGAACGCACTAAATGCGCGGCTACGCCAACAGCTGTTGGAAGATGGCGAATTTTATATTGTTCAAACTACGCTGCGGAATATTCAGTATTTGCGCTGTACGATAATGAATCCATTTACCGAGGAACGGCATTTTAAAACCTTGGTGGAGAAGATAAAACGAATCGCAAAGACATTGAAGCTTACTAACATTTAAATGGATTCCATTCCCACTCGTTCTCAATTGTCACGGAATCATCTTCAAAAGGAACTATTCGAATATACGCAGGAAACATTTTCACGATAAAAATTGCTCCCTTTGTATTTCAACTCTCAGATTTAAGTTATTCGCGAATAGCATCCAAAATCTGTTCTTCGGTTTCCTTGTTCGAGAAGTTGATGGCACATTCAATCAGCGCCAAATGGGAATACGCCTGCGGAAAATTCCCCAACAGTCTTTTGGTTTTAAAATCGATATCCTCACTGAACAATCCTAAGTGATTGCTGTAACTCAAGAGCTTGTCAAAGTGTTTCATCGCTTTCTTTTCTTCACCGATTTTAAACAGACTATTGATGAACCAAAAGGTGCATATGGTGAACGAAGACGAGGGCAGTCCAAAATCATCCTCGTTTTTATAGCGATATAATAGTCCATCATTACTGAGCTCCTTTTCAATCGCCTTAACGGTGCTCACGTATTTGGGATCCCTTGCAGGGATAAAACCGTAGGACTCCATCAACAAGACCGAGGCATCCAAGTCTTTGGAACCATAGGATTGTGTAAAGGCATTCACCTCGGCATTCCAAGCATTGTCGTGAATGTCCTGCTTGATTTCCTGCTCTAGAACGATCCATTTCTCCAATTTTCTCGTTTTTCTGAGAATACGGGCAACCTTGATCGCACGGTCAACGGCCACCCAACACAATACTTTTGAAAATGTAAAGTGACGATCTTCGGCCCTAAATTCCCATATTCCCTTATCCGCTTCCTTCCAGTGGTTCGATACGATCCAAACAATCCCCTTGGTAATACCCCAAAGTTCCTCGCCATTTTCTA
Protein-coding regions in this window:
- a CDS encoding short chain dehydrogenase: MKILIIGGNGTIGSTITAHFSRNHEVLVAGRKSGDIIVDIVDSGSIERMFEKTGAVDAIVCTAGEAKWAEFNILTEDDYYIGLKSKLMGQVNLVRIGRSYLNAGGSITLSTGILADDPVVKTTSAAMVNGGIHSFVQAVALEIENGIRVNVVSLGMVEDAYEKYKDYFPGHNPIPMHKVVNAYVRSIKGKNNGEIIRIYD
- a CDS encoding MarR family winged helix-turn-helix transcriptional regulator, with amino-acid sequence MKDLTIDYALRATWQAVARMYNEEAKEFGTTMAVGFTLLSIDPKTGTPSTALGPKMGMEATSLSRILKSMEEKGLIERKPNPKDGRGVLIYLTAFGLEKRKDSKDVVMRFNEVVEENVSEEKLRHFFEVMQTINTLILNRKIYTKAETTR
- a CDS encoding 3-hydroxyacyl-CoA dehydrogenase/enoyl-CoA hydratase family protein — translated: MNRHIKKVAVVGSGIMGSGIACHFANIGVEVLLLDIVPRELTDKEKAKGLTLDDKVVRNRLVNDSLTAALKSKPSPIYSQRFAQRISTGNLEDDIAKVAEVDWIIEVVVERLDIKKTVFENLEKHRTPGTLITSNTSGIPIKFMSEGRSEDFQKHFCGTHFFNPARYLKLFEIIPGPKTSPEVLEFLNGYGEQFLGKTSVIAKDTPAFIGNRIGIFSIQSLFHMVKDMGMTVEEVDKLTGPVIGRPKSATFRTVDVVGLDTLVHVANGIHENCKDDERHDLFQLPDFIQTMMGNKWLGSKTGQGFYKKSKDSSGKTEILTLDLDTMDYRSKKSAKFATLELTKTIDKVVDRFAVLVDGKDKAGEFYRKSFAALFAYVSHRIPEISDELYKIDDAMKAGFGWEHGPFQIWDAIGVEKGLEIMKSENVEAAPWVAEMLATGQKSFYEVKDGATYFYDIPKKAVEKIPGQDSFIILDNIRKSNEVFKNAGVVVEDIGDGILNVEFQSKMNTIGGDVLAGLNKAIDMAEKDFQGLVVGNQAANFSVGANIGMIFMMAVEQEYDELNMAIKMFQDTMMRMRYSAIPTISAPHGMALGGGCEISLHADKVVAAAETYMGLVEFGVGVIPGGGGSKEMALRAQDTFMKGDVELNVLQEYFLTIGMAKVSTSAYEAFDLGLLQHGKDIVVVNKDRQIATAKAHAKLMAEAGYTQPPMRKDIKVLGKQALGMFVVGTDSMEASHYISAHDKKIANKLAYVMAGGDLSEPTRVSEQYLLDIEREAFLSLCTEKKTLERIQHMLKTGKPLRN
- a CDS encoding acetyl-CoA C-acyltransferase; translation: MKTAYIVKGYRTAVGKAPKGVFRFKRTDELAAETIEYMMKEVPDFDKKRIDDVIVGNAMPEGAQGLNMARLISLMGLDIVDVPGVTVNRFCASGLETIGVAAAKIQAGMADCIIAGGAESMSAVPMTGNKPELNYDVAKQGHEDYYWGMGNTAEAVANEYKVSREDQDEFAYHSHMKALKAQAEDRFQSQIVPIEVEETYLDANGKKAHKKYTVTKDEGPRKGTSIEVLNKLRPVFAAGGSVTAGNSSQMSDGAAFVLIMSEDMVKELNLEPIARLVNYAAAGVPPRIMGIGPVAAIPKALKQAGLKQDDIELIELNEAFASQSLAVMRELKLNQDIVNVNGGAIALGHPLGCTGAKLSVQLFDEMRKRDMKGKYGMVTMCVGTGQGAAGVFEFLN
- a CDS encoding four helix bundle protein yields the protein MGRHNFKKLKIWDEGMSIVDDTYDLVETFPKLERFNLISQLLRCSVSIPSNISEGTSKSTDKHFNKYLEDSLGSAFEWETQLIVSYRRKYISEEKFQYLENKIQQLQKMISGFQNGLDL
- a CDS encoding acyl-CoA dehydrogenase family protein; protein product: MSTNTLQKDELLRGGQFLVKETKCEDVFTLEDLSEEQKMMRDSTKEFVDRELWAHWERFEQKDYAYTEETMRKAGELGLLGIAVPEAYGGMGMGFVSTMLVCDYISGATGSFSTAFGAHTGIGTMPITLYGNEEQKQKYVPKLASGEWFGAYCLTEPGAGSDANSGKTKAVLSDDGKHYSITGQKMWISNAGFCNMFIVFARIGDDKNITGFIVENDPSNGITMNEEEKKLGIHSSSTRQVFFNDTKVPVENMLSERGNGFKIAMNALNVGRIKLAAACLDAQRRVINEAVKYANERVQFKTPIINFGAIKGKIADMTTNAYAGESASYRAAKNIEDRIAMREADGNSHQEAELKGVEEYAIECSILKVAVSEDVQHTADEGVQVFGGMGFSADAPMEKAWRDARIARIYEGTNEINRMLAVGMLVKKAMKGHVDLLGPATAVGEELMGIPSFDAPDFSVLFAEEKDLIARLKKVFLMVAGSAVQKFGPELEKHQQLMLAASDILIEVYMAESTILRTEKNAKRFGEDAQATQIAMSRLYLYNAVETCIKKGREAIVSFAEGDEQRMMLMGLKRFTKYTNYPNVVALRTQIADKVAADNGYTFD
- a CDS encoding DUF3829 domain-containing protein produces the protein MKITKTLALFLLTTLILQSCKETSKTDSSEGAITTSNTAVDANDKQAFINKYNVYVDVWNSVSPSIERSYSLIMNNLDDTGRPFNKRDNYFISKPLSARSIEKLKAVIDENPEIPELDEIGKELAASFTALETPLEKLSDYYKAQSYLDDDFKTSVTLYPTVMENMTAYLQASDALGKALKEIDERLLDEELKNYKDNGYDILYTRGMLLKTIKEQTAVLRGIEYDAYESIDFDSFDAKLKEVVALHSQFKELSKNVPQLKKELNISIPARLTLFNSAVDKFVRESRNLKKLATNAKSYARMKSTVESMGINFANESHIKVFKAAEDVINQSNNMR
- a CDS encoding pyridoxal phosphate-dependent decarboxylase family protein; the protein is MDNPLLQKAYSPEHFRQQGHRLVDQLADHLEAQLHNENTPTLAWHIPEDERSFWNDFMEHGDENDLFAQILKRTTSVHNPKCIGHQVTPTAPITALTAMMSALLNNGMAIYEMGMAPSAMERIVTDLLCKKIGYTAEARGFLTSGGTLANLTALLSARKAKVTTDIWNQGHDQALGIMVSEQAHYCVDRAAKIMGLGEKGIRKIPVTSDFMMDTALLEREYQRATKNGIQVFAIVGSAPSTATGVYDDLDAIGTFAKKHNLWFHVDGAHGGAAIFSEKYRQTVAGIEQSDSVVIDGHKMMMLPTITTALLFKNGNYSYATFSQKADYLLVQSEDEDWYNKAKRTFECTKTMMSIHWYTMLKIYGDGIFEEYVTRLFDMGKVFGRLIEKESNFELAIPPVSNIVCFRYVDAALNPKALNALNARLRQQLLEDGEFYIVQTTLRNIQYLRCTIMNPFTEERHFKTLVEKIKRIAKTLKLTNI